In Diabrotica undecimpunctata isolate CICGRU chromosome 9, icDiaUnde3, whole genome shotgun sequence, the DNA window tggaaatattagtacctagttaattaatttatagatatattttttgggaatatgttcatatcattttttaagagtgtcgttcgttgactagcaattaaataataacgaatagagaatagataatattttttaaatataaccttaggaattttaggaaatatgtctgacaaccttgatttgaaaggcggtctctttaatACCAGAATgtgacatgtttatgttggaaaattattagtggatgtactatacctcaacattagtaactctttgtacccatggaatcctcaacattagtctgtatatatacatctcaaaggcatctattcttttttctatttcagagtccattgtccaactttcacagccatacagtaagacagaaaaaacgtaacatctgatcattcggattctaagctgtagactaaggtctgatcttgtaaaaaatgttttaatgctcatgaatgttttccttgcttgttcgattcttgataggatttctttttttggattacactgactattgatatttgttcccaaatattttatggaatttacctgttctattatttgacccttggcatacacctgtacgtttattggtgtctttgaaaatactaaagttttagttttggaaacgtttagatgtaaaccgaacatttcgctgtgatgaactaccgcatttattatattttgtagttcttgtgcgttgcttgctattaagacggtatcatcagcatatctgatgttgtctatgctgattccgttaatcttaattccgccttggacctcgtctaatgcttctctgaatatagactccgaatacaaattaaagagtagcggtgataagacgcaaccctgtctcactcctcgtcggatttgtatgtcttcggatgttgtgtgctctatttcaattgttgccgtttggtgccagtatagttctgagataattcgcaagtcttgttcgtcaactccagttgttctcagaatttcgatcatcttttgatggttaacgcagtcaaatgcttttcgatagtcaataaaacatgcatatacatctacattcatgtctctgcatcgttgcttaacacatttaaagcaaaaagagcctctcgtgttcccaatccgtttcgaaatccgaattgagtgtcactcatctggaactcgcacttcttgtaaattcgtgtatggataattctgagaaaagttttaaggacatgagacatcaagcttaatattcgataatcatcgcattgtgaggaattcgatttttttggtaatgctacgaatgttgattttagccagtctgttggtattttacctgtgtcatatattttatcttattgaatagtgctgttattaaatctaggcttttactttcgttatctgcaattagtttaagtatttcgacattgatattgtctggaccggtggcttttccatctttctgagattttactgcatgaatcacttcttctttggttatttctgggcctttttcatttattcgattgtctgtggatggtggagaacaaggtctatcgtcgtcaaaaagagtttgtatgtattctttccatctctctagtttgtcttctgtacccataattatttcgttattatcattttttaatattgttgcttgtctctttttgtgtctacctgtcatttcttttacttttttatggatattaaaggtgtcgtatttttcctgaagttgttcgatttctaggcattttgttgacatccagttttctttcgcctccctgcacttttgtctaatgattttgttgattcgcttgtattctattgggcttgttttatgttttcgtcttacgtccatgaactcttgcattatccattcttgttttttgttgtgttttatgaacccgatgtcttcttcttgtatctttgttatttttgtttttagagcagtccatgttacttcaatgtctgtctgtaccaagttttcgatcgtttttatttcttcctcaagcttgatacttatttcttttttctggtCAGGGTtgttcagttgtgagatgtctattttttttGTCACTGTAATttctatatactatattatttatctatggtcaTGGGCGTTAGAGACAGAACTCTTATGACGTACATGAACGTCATGGGCAGCGAGAGTGTTAATGCAATATTTGGTAAGACtttagaaaatgtaaataaaagaaGAGATATCCGCCTTTGCACGCGTTGGGAAACAAACAAATTCGATCGGAGCGAGGGCACTTATCTCTAAACCAGAATTTAAGTCACGTTCCGTGTTTAATGAGAATTTGGTGGCGATCCATTTGCGTAAAACCAAAATAGTTTACGACAAGCCTCTCTATGTTGGATTATCAATTTTAGATTTATCAAAAACTGTAATATATGATTTTTATTATGGATACatcaaaaagaaatatggagaagcTGTAAACTTGTTATACACAGATACAGACTCCTTGATTATGGAGATATATACCCCCAATTTCTATATATAAAGATATGAAAAGAGATTTAGAACATTTCGACACATCCAACTATCCGACTGATAATATGCACGGAATACCGAAAACACCTTCAATACTAGGAAAAATGAAAGATGAACTTGCATCTATACCCATTAAACGTTTCTATGGTACAGATGCGAAAGCTTATTGCATAgaagcaaataaaataataaaaaaagcaaaaggtATTTCAAAACAGATAATCAAAACACAGCTTAAAATGAACGATTATGCACTATTAGTAAAAAAGGTAGTATACTCTTTAGAAAAATGTATGTTTTTGTGTCTAATTTACACACCATATATACAGAACTTAAAAATAAAGTGGTGCTATCTTCTAGGGATGAGAAACGTTATGTAATAAACTGTGGTGTAAAAACTCTCGCGTTGGGggcattttttaattaattcacaTAATGGTACTATAGATGatcttattcatcatcatcatcactggctcgacaaccctttttgggtcttggcctgttccaggattcttctccattctgatctgtttcgtgctttttttctccagttttttatttttaaggttgttatatcattttctatttgttctaagtatctcagtttcggtcttcctcttgttctttttcctactggcatctgtttgaatattttgtttggtatttcgccttcttccattctttctacatgtcctatccaacgcagccgtcctattttaatgaatgttataatatccggatcctggtatattttgtatagttcagagttgtatcgtcttcgccatattctgttttcttttgtgcccttatatatttGTCGCAAGAtgtttctttcgaaggtggctaacaacgtttcctctcttttagtgggtgtccaggtttctgagccatatgtgagtaccggtcttattagggttttatatatttggcattttgtctttcttgcgacgttatctgatcttaggtgtctaattaagccatggtaacatttatttgcagtaaatattcgcctcttcacttcctccgtaacgttattatcagacgtgactagggatcccaagtatataaagttttttaccccctctatgttgtattctcctattgttatattttttggctgccttatttctgcgtttttacttacctgcatatattttgttttggtctgattgattttaaggccactattttgtgcagctcgttctatttggttgtatgcctctatcatttctcttcttgatcttgcgattatgtcaacatcatctgcaaatgctagtatttgcacgcttttattaatgattgttcctcgtgtattgactgttgtgtccctcagtattttctcgagtacgatgtcgaacaagatgcatgatagagcgtctccctggcgtagtccctttttcacatctattgtttccgttaattcattttgtatccggattctactttctacttttagagattcttttatcagttctattagttgtgttggtatattaaattctttcattgcttttattaagaattctcggtttatattgtcatatgcgctttcaaagtctatgaagagatgatgtgtgtcgatgttatattgacttgttttttcgaggatctgtcgcagaacaaatatctggtctattgttgacttctgtctacagaagccactttggtatttgccaactattttttcagcgtgtggtctaagtctttcataaatgacattggacattatttggtaggctgcattcagcagcgtgattccacggtagtttccacattctaactgatttccttttttatgtaatggtacaataataccgctattccactccgttggtagctgtttattcgaccatatctttgttatcaattcatgtattgttttttgtagtgcgtctcctccttcctttagtaactccgatgctatttgatccgatcccggtgctttattgttctttaatttttctactgctgctctaatctcggctattgttggtggtcttttctctgttgtctgcttggtctaatggtatgtcagaggtcgtctctctccgatctccttcaaacttttccgtaaaatgttctgtccatctacttagtatctcttgctgttctgtcaatatattaccttccttatctctacacatcgttgttctccgTTTGAAgacttttctgcttttgtttagtctctgataaaattttcttgtctctgttgatttacttagttcttttAGTTCTCGTGACATTTCGACACCTCCAACTATCCGACTGATAATATTCACGGAATACCGAAAACACCTTCAATACTAGGAAAAATGAAAGATGAATTTGCATCTATACCCATTAAACGTTTCTATGGTACAGATGCGAAAGCTTATTGCATAgaagcaaataaaataataaaaaaagcaaaaggtATTTCAAAACAGATAATCAAAACACAGCTTAAAATGAGCGATTATGCACTATTAGTAAAAAAGTtggtataatctttaaaaaaatgtatgtttttGTGTCTAATTTACACACCATATATACAGAACTTAAAAATAAAGTGGTGCTATCTTCTAGGGATGAGAAACGTTATGTAATAAACTGTGGTGTAAAAACTCTCGCGTTGGGggcattttttaattaattcacaTAATGGTACTATAGATGATCTTATTACTTTTGAGAATAAGTTGCTACATGCTCCGGAATTAGCCGATTTAGAAAATAATTCTCTGGAGGAATTTTTTCAAGTCGATTCCTTTCAATATaattcatatttgtaaattttgtataataattgcATATTTATATGTATCAATAAAACGCATATCTCATCTGTTGTCTCAAAATCACTTTAACTTTTTGGGTTTATCAAACGTTGTTCTAAAGACGTTTTAAGTATCCCATCCATAAAAATTTTGTGTTGTTCAATTGTGAGACCCTACCTAGATTACTGTTCATGTTTGGTCTCCTCACTATAACAACCATATTCAAGCTATTACAAccatattatatataacaaaacCAGAGGATTGAAGAAATTAACTATTCAAATATGGAAAGGTCCCTCAACATAACTTCTCTCCAAATCCGACGCATACACAAAGATCTCACTATGTTTTATAGTATACTGCACTCTATTATTTTTGGTCCTCAACTATTGGAAAAAAATAATCTCCATGTTCTGAGTAGACAAACAAGGCTAAATCAAGCGTTTTACGTTAGACCCCATAGCACAAACTACGAACATAATTCCTCACGATGTCCTTGTGTTTTGTACATTCTTTGTTAATGTTTGTTATTTACTgttcctatttttatttttttgtataattaaaatttttaaacttattttaagtAGGTTACGTTAAGAATCTTCTGTAATTTATCAATAAtgtttaaattgtattttaattggGCGATTGTCcgttgataaataaataataatatttcagGCTAATTTCACCCAGACGTATTGTGAATGGTGTCCCATTTAATAAAGTTGCTAAAGTTTCCAAAGGGAACATAATAATACAAGAttccactgcaggatcactatgTTCATAACTTAGTTAataaaactcacatttttacatacatgtaATAGGGAAATACGTTGATAAGAGggtgccagtcaaaaagtggccgcacatatttttaattcaactaaTAGTAATTCATTTTTGGACAAAAAAGGATTGGCTGTGaaaaaactcacacaactgatACTTCAAACCAGTAACGTTGCGCGCTAGCTGTCCTTTATCTTTGATagctcgcgtttttaacagctagcaactctaatttgcgaccattttttctcagaaaaccttatattatcatattaagaaaaaaatggctTTATTTTGATATAAGAAACATACAGATCTATCAGGTTAGGttatcaaaacaaacaaaattttgccgttttatttttctaaaaactttttaagttttgaaaggatattaaaaataatattgtgcgTAACAGTTAAGTCGGTTATTGCTTTTTACATTTCATAAATAATAGACCGCAAAAAGCCCAGGATTACtgaaatattttaagataaaattttgaggttataatGACCAATAATTGTAGCGCTTGTTCCCAAGATCTTGGTACTGGCACAAAGCTAATAATTGCATGCGACAGTTGCCGTTCAAGGATACACATTGCAGAAAAATGCTCTCGCTTGACCACGTCTACTTATGTACTTTTGCGCTACCTGTCGTGATGCATTTAAGAGTGTTTCTATGTTTGTGCGAAGATTTGCCAAGCTGGAAGAAGAAATCACCAGTCTCAAAGAAAAGATTACATTAATGGAAAATAGAAATTCACAGACAACAGCCAATTCAGATTTTTATGAAGTACAACGTATAGATAGAGCTCAAAATTTTATGATTTACAAAATTCCTGAATATAACTAATCGTTACCCTAATATTACAAGGTTCTATGTaacattttttactaaattaagTTTTCAATATTACAAAGTTCTATGTGACTAGCACTACATCACAATTTGTATGGAAATTAGTTTGCTCACATACAACTctggtaatattaaaaaaaccaagGGTGTATGTACAAAATTATGCTTTATATGAATAGCAGAGTTCTATGGTAAACATAGAACTTtggaatttaaaatttgattaaaatctaAATATTACATGGTTCTATGTTGTAACATACAACCttgttattgtattttttgtaaaaGTGAGGTTATGTTCCTGTATTTATAATACAAATCGCAAGCGTTTTCGAGAGTGTTATTTGtgtctagaattaaaaaaaatgagtaaTTTAAGTGATGACTATGTCCAAGACTCTGATGATGATGAGGATTACGTATTACCAGTTCAAAAATCATCGAAGATGAAAGAATGCAGGTAAGATTTTTCTATATCTTATATTGTGAGGTTAggtttttattctttatttctttttttacaaaaagttcTTTGTTTCAGACTTAAAATTCGTGGACGTGTTATTAATATTCCCGTGTCAAGAAGTAGCAGCGAAAGTGATGACGAAACTAACTCAGAAACGGATTCAAGCAGGTAGGCATGAtttgctaaacaaaaaaaattaaacaacgtaacattttattaatttctttttataatttagCTTGTTGTTactatttaaaaactaatttgttttaGAAAAGCTCCTAGTTCGTCTTCCACCTCAATCATTCACACTCCAAAGAATAAAAAGGCCCCAATCATAGTTGTTAGCAATATTAAGATTAAAAATGCATCTAACTCTGGTTCTGGTGACTTGCAGTCTAACTTAAATAGgtaatatttttgacaattattttgtttaactaaatcgcgaaaacatttttttttatttttattttagaaatgtacCTAGCAGTTCTACAACTTTAGTTCCAGAATTCACCAAGAAAATCCCGTCTTCAGAAGATAACAAAATTAAGATTCTAGAACCAGACCATTCTGATTTCGATGATACAAATAATATTGGACATATTTCCGAAGAAATTTTACTAGAAGAAGCAACtcataatataataaaagataaaaagataTTTACTAGAAAACGACAGAAAAACACTTCTGAATGGACATGTAACAAAAGAAAATCTTTATTTGATCAAGGTCTAGAGTATATTTCTTCTCGAAAAAAGGTAGTACCTGCTAGAAAGATTAGGAATAAAAAAGATTGTGTACAAAAGTGCAGAATGAAGTGCTCGTGTCAAATTAGCGACGAACAAAGGaaggaaatttttaaaaactattatttacTCTCAGCCATCGAAAAGAAAAACTATATTGTGCATACCACAGAAGCTGAGACTCCTTGGAGACGAAGAAAAGGCAAAAATCCAGAAAATTCGAGAAAAAGCAAAAGTTTTAGgttttattttgagataaataatcaaaAGATCCAAGTTTGCAAGGCTTTTTACACTGGGACTTTATGCATAAGCCAGAAACCAATTTATACGGAGCACAACAATAAAACTTCCACCAAAACCTTACCCGAAAGTAAACAAGGCAAACATCAAAAACGGGTAACATCACTCGAAGATAGTAACTTGGTCAAGGAGCACATTAACATGATTCCAAGAGTGGAATCCCATTACTGTCGCaaaaaaactaataaagagtATTTAGAAAGCGGATTAAGTATCAAAAAATTGTATGAGCTTTATTTGGATTTTGCTGGAGAATGCAAAAAAAATCCAGTTTCTTTTGCTGTctacagaaaaatattttgcaac includes these proteins:
- the LOC140449404 gene encoding uncharacterized protein, with amino-acid sequence MSNLSDDYVQDSDDDEDYVLPVQKSSKMKECRLKIRGRVINIPVSRSSSESDDETNSETDSSRKAPSSSSTSIIHTPKNKKAPIIVVSNIKIKNASNSGSGDLQSNLNR